In Streptomyces sp. SID8374, one genomic interval encodes:
- a CDS encoding Ms4533A family Cys-rich leader peptide: MSRSPAPSEIAALELALLGVTGHCVADILCR, translated from the coding sequence ATGTCACGCAGCCCCGCACCTTCCGAGATCGCCGCCCTTGAGCTGGCGCTTCTCGGCGTGACCGGGCACTGCGTAGCCGACATTCTCTGTCGCTGA
- a CDS encoding ABC transporter substrate-binding protein, translating to MRQPSVISRRVAAATVTLVLAAGAAACGPEDSKGGDSGSGAEGKPQKGGTLTVLNRNAQQDFDPARLYTSGGGNIPSLVFRTLTTRNREDGAEGAQVVPDLATDLGKPNEDATVWTYTLKEGLKYEDGTAITSADIKYGIERSFAPELSGGAPYLRDWLIGGADYQGPYKDKKGLDSIEVPDDRTIVFRLNKPEGEFPYLATQTQTTPVPKAKDTGTKYEEHPVSSGPYKVVTNENDGERLVLERNPHWSARTDEERKAYPDRIDVRSGLDAAVINQRLSASQGPDAAAVTTDTNLGPAELAKVSSDKKLAARVGTGHFGYTNYIAFNPKVKPFDDPKVRQAISYAVDRTSVINAAGGSSLAEPATTFLPERDSFGHTPYDHFPAGKTGDAAKAKELLKEAGYDKGLTVTLTHSNAKDFETSPEIATALQAALKKAGITVKLQGLEDNDYSDTIHDAKKEPGFFLAHWGADWPSGGPFLAPIFDGRQIVKDGANFNTGFLNDPEVNKEIDEINKLTDLKAAAARWGALDKKIGEKALTVPLFHPVYKRLYGQDAKNIVISDWTGVLDVSPVAVK from the coding sequence ATGCGTCAACCGTCCGTCATATCGCGCCGTGTGGCCGCGGCCACCGTCACCCTCGTCCTCGCCGCGGGTGCCGCGGCCTGCGGTCCCGAGGACAGCAAGGGCGGCGACAGCGGCTCCGGAGCCGAGGGCAAGCCGCAGAAGGGCGGCACCCTCACCGTCCTGAACCGCAACGCCCAGCAGGACTTCGACCCCGCCCGGCTCTACACCTCCGGCGGCGGCAACATCCCCTCCCTCGTCTTCCGCACCCTCACCACCCGCAACCGCGAGGACGGCGCCGAGGGCGCGCAGGTCGTCCCCGACCTCGCCACCGACCTGGGCAAGCCCAACGAGGACGCCACGGTGTGGACGTACACCCTCAAGGAGGGGCTGAAGTACGAGGACGGCACCGCGATCACCTCGGCCGACATCAAGTACGGCATCGAGCGCTCCTTCGCCCCCGAACTCTCCGGCGGCGCCCCCTACCTGCGGGACTGGCTGATCGGCGGCGCCGACTACCAGGGCCCGTACAAGGACAAGAAGGGCCTCGACTCCATCGAGGTGCCCGACGACCGGACGATCGTGTTCCGGCTGAACAAGCCCGAGGGCGAGTTCCCCTACCTGGCGACGCAGACCCAGACCACCCCGGTGCCCAAGGCCAAGGACACCGGCACCAAGTACGAGGAGCACCCCGTCTCCTCGGGCCCGTACAAGGTCGTCACCAACGAGAACGACGGCGAGCGGCTCGTCCTGGAGCGCAACCCGCACTGGTCGGCCAGGACCGACGAGGAGCGCAAGGCCTACCCCGACCGGATCGACGTCCGCTCCGGCCTCGACGCCGCCGTCATCAACCAGCGCCTCTCCGCCTCCCAGGGCCCCGACGCCGCCGCCGTCACCACCGACACCAACCTCGGCCCGGCCGAACTCGCCAAGGTCAGCAGCGACAAGAAGCTCGCCGCCCGCGTCGGCACCGGCCACTTCGGCTACACCAACTACATCGCCTTCAACCCGAAGGTGAAGCCCTTCGACGACCCGAAGGTGCGCCAGGCGATCTCGTACGCCGTCGACCGCACCTCGGTCATCAACGCCGCGGGCGGCTCCTCGCTCGCCGAGCCCGCCACCACCTTCCTCCCCGAGCGCGACTCCTTCGGCCACACCCCCTACGACCACTTCCCGGCCGGGAAGACCGGGGACGCGGCGAAGGCGAAGGAGCTGCTGAAGGAGGCCGGGTACGACAAGGGCCTGACCGTCACCCTCACCCACTCCAACGCCAAGGACTTCGAGACCAGCCCGGAGATCGCCACCGCGCTCCAGGCCGCGCTCAAGAAGGCCGGCATCACCGTCAAGCTCCAGGGCCTGGAGGACAACGACTACTCCGACACCATCCACGACGCCAAGAAGGAGCCCGGCTTCTTCCTCGCCCACTGGGGTGCCGACTGGCCCTCCGGCGGCCCCTTCCTCGCCCCGATCTTCGACGGCCGCCAGATCGTCAAGGACGGCGCCAACTTCAACACCGGTTTCCTGAACGACCCCGAGGTCAACAAGGAGATCGACGAGATCAACAAGCTCACCGACCTGAAGGCCGCCGCCGCCCGCTGGGGCGCCCTCGACAAGAAGATCGGCGAGAAGGCGCTGACCGTGCCGCTGTTCCACCCCGTCTACAAGCGGCTCTACGGCCAGGACGCCAAGAACATCGTCATCAGCGACTGGACGGGCGTCCTGGACGTCTCCCCGGTCGCGGTCAAGTAA
- a CDS encoding ABC transporter permease, with protein MSEALLVKEAGAAPVVAPASGARLFRRRLRAQRAASAAALVVLLLVLVALAAPLLTALAGQDPNTYHPDLVDSAAGGVPIGPFGGISADHWLGVEPQTGRDLFARIVYGARVSLGVALVATVLQITLGLVIGLAAALGSRWVDQFLSRITDINVALPIMVIALALLAIVPDTFPRPVLIALVIGGINWAGTSKIVRAQALTLKSLDFVSAARLSGRGKWSIARRELLPSLAAPVITYAALAFPTNIIVEAALSFLGVGIKPPTPSWGQMLTEADTWYQAAPTYLLLPAGLLFVTVLALTVLGEGVRTALDPRAASRLRVGTKQTEEDAA; from the coding sequence ATGTCCGAAGCCCTGCTGGTCAAGGAGGCGGGAGCGGCGCCGGTCGTCGCCCCCGCCTCCGGGGCCCGGCTGTTCCGGCGGAGGCTGCGCGCCCAGCGCGCGGCCTCCGCCGCGGCCCTCGTCGTCCTCCTGCTCGTCCTGGTCGCGCTCGCCGCGCCGCTGCTCACCGCACTGGCGGGCCAGGACCCCAACACCTACCACCCCGACCTCGTCGACTCGGCGGCCGGCGGCGTCCCCATCGGCCCCTTCGGCGGCATCAGCGCCGACCACTGGCTCGGCGTCGAACCGCAGACCGGGCGCGACCTGTTCGCCCGGATCGTCTACGGCGCCCGGGTCTCGCTCGGCGTCGCCCTCGTCGCCACCGTCCTCCAGATCACCCTCGGCCTGGTCATCGGCCTGGCCGCCGCGCTCGGCAGCCGCTGGGTCGACCAGTTCCTCAGCCGGATCACCGACATCAACGTGGCCCTGCCGATCATGGTCATCGCCCTGGCGCTGCTGGCGATCGTCCCCGACACCTTCCCCCGGCCCGTCCTGATCGCCCTGGTCATCGGAGGCATCAACTGGGCCGGTACGTCGAAGATCGTGCGGGCCCAGGCGCTCACCCTGAAGTCCCTCGACTTCGTCTCGGCGGCCCGGCTCAGCGGACGCGGAAAGTGGTCCATCGCCCGCCGCGAGCTGCTGCCCTCGCTCGCCGCCCCCGTGATCACGTACGCCGCCCTGGCCTTCCCCACCAACATCATCGTGGAGGCGGCCCTCTCCTTCCTCGGCGTCGGCATCAAACCGCCCACCCCGTCCTGGGGCCAGATGCTCACCGAGGCCGACACCTGGTACCAGGCGGCCCCCACGTATCTGCTGCTCCCCGCCGGGCTGCTCTTCGTCACCGTCCTCGCGCTCACCGTCCTCGGCGAGGGCGTGCGCACCGCACTCGACCCGCGCGCCGCCTCCCGGCTGCGCGTGGGCACGAAGCAGACCGAGGAGGACGCGGCGTGA
- a CDS encoding ABC transporter permease, with protein MTGFLIRRLGGAVLVLFALTAILYGIFYVAPGDVAQIACGPRCSPAQVAQVTEQLRLNDPLYVQYGHFLQGIVAGRDFSTGTGVEHCSAPCLGVSYQSDQQVTQLILAKLPVTGSLVVGAFAGWLLLGVGTGVLSAWRRGRLTERVLTWLTLAGSATPVFVIGLLLIIVFCSTLQWLPAPSYVPFAEDPEQWAWGLLLPWVSLALIESAKYARLTRSAMLETLAEDHVRTFRAYGVGERAIIGRHALRGAVAPVIALSALDFGSMFGGAVLTESLFGIPGIGRELVHAVKVVDLPVVVGMVLVTGFFVVLANAVADLLYALADRRVVLS; from the coding sequence GTGACCGGCTTCCTGATCCGGCGGCTGGGCGGGGCCGTCCTCGTCCTGTTCGCCCTGACCGCCATCCTGTACGGCATCTTCTACGTCGCCCCCGGCGATGTCGCCCAGATCGCCTGCGGCCCGCGCTGCTCGCCCGCCCAGGTCGCCCAGGTCACCGAGCAACTGCGGCTGAACGACCCGCTGTACGTGCAGTACGGGCACTTCCTCCAGGGCATCGTCGCCGGGCGCGACTTCTCCACCGGCACCGGCGTGGAGCACTGCTCCGCGCCCTGCCTCGGCGTCTCCTACCAGTCCGACCAGCAGGTCACCCAGCTCATCCTGGCCAAGCTCCCGGTCACCGGCTCGCTGGTCGTCGGCGCCTTCGCGGGGTGGCTGCTGCTCGGCGTGGGCACCGGCGTGCTCTCCGCCTGGCGGCGCGGCCGGCTCACCGAACGCGTCCTGACCTGGCTGACCCTCGCGGGCTCGGCCACTCCGGTCTTCGTCATCGGGCTGCTGCTCATCATCGTGTTCTGCTCCACCCTCCAGTGGCTGCCCGCCCCGAGTTACGTCCCCTTCGCGGAGGACCCCGAACAGTGGGCGTGGGGGCTGCTGCTGCCCTGGGTGTCGCTGGCGCTCATCGAATCCGCCAAATACGCCCGGCTCACCCGCAGCGCCATGCTGGAGACGCTCGCCGAGGACCATGTGCGCACCTTCCGGGCGTACGGGGTCGGGGAGCGGGCCATCATCGGCCGGCACGCGCTCCGGGGCGCGGTGGCGCCCGTCATCGCCCTCAGCGCGCTGGACTTCGGCTCCATGTTCGGCGGCGCGGTGCTCACCGAGTCCCTCTTCGGCATCCCGGGCATCGGGCGCGAGCTGGTCCACGCGGTCAAGGTCGTCGACCTGCCCGTGGTGGTCGGCATGGTGCTGGTGACCGGGTTCTTCGTCGTCCTCGCCAATGCCGTCGCGGACCTGCTGTACGCGCTGGCCGACCGACGGGTGGTCCTTTCATGA
- a CDS encoding ABC transporter ATP-binding protein — translation MTTREPLKKTRDLLVDVSGLTVDFGSVRAVDGLSFTLEAGGALGVVGESGSGKSASAYALLGLHRGTGARVGGTVKVAGTDVNAADDAGLRALRGAKAAMVFQDPLSSLDPYYPVGDQIAEVYRVHHRASRKAARARAVEVLDRVGIPDAARRSRLRPHEFSGGMRQRALIAMALACEPQLIVADEPTTALDVTVQAQILDLLHTLRQETGMGLLLVTHDVGVAAESVDDVLVMREGREVERGPVARVLGSPREAYTKELLAAVPRVETRRVVPVPAQCVAEDATPLLEAVDLRREFGRGSGKVAAVGGVSLTVHAGQTLGIVGESGSGKTTLGRMLVRLLDPTAGRLRYGGTEIGSLSEKELRPFRRELQMVFQDPVASLNPRRSVGESVADPLRAAGERDEGRVRDRVGALLERVGLDPAHFERYPHEFSGGQRQRIGIARALAADPKVIVCDEPVSALDVTTQAQVVALLAELQRELGIGLVFIAHDLAVVRQVSDRVAVMRGGLIVEQGSADEVYGDPRNPYTKQLLAAVPALDPGLAATRRAARKELAAA, via the coding sequence ATGACAACGCGTGAGCCACTGAAGAAGACGCGTGACCTATTGGTCGACGTTTCCGGTCTCACCGTCGACTTCGGTTCCGTCCGGGCCGTCGACGGGCTCTCCTTCACCCTGGAGGCGGGCGGCGCCCTCGGCGTGGTGGGGGAGTCCGGCTCCGGCAAGAGCGCCTCGGCCTACGCCCTGCTCGGCCTGCACCGGGGGACGGGCGCCCGGGTCGGCGGCACGGTCAAGGTCGCCGGTACGGACGTGAACGCGGCCGACGACGCGGGTCTGAGGGCGCTGCGGGGCGCGAAGGCGGCCATGGTCTTCCAGGACCCGCTCTCCTCACTCGACCCGTACTACCCGGTGGGCGACCAGATCGCCGAGGTCTACCGGGTCCACCACCGCGCCTCCCGCAAGGCCGCCCGCGCTCGGGCCGTCGAGGTGCTTGACCGGGTGGGCATCCCGGACGCGGCCCGCCGCTCCCGGCTGCGGCCGCACGAGTTCTCCGGCGGGATGCGGCAGCGGGCGCTCATCGCGATGGCCCTGGCCTGCGAGCCGCAGCTGATCGTGGCGGACGAGCCGACCACCGCACTCGACGTCACCGTGCAGGCCCAGATCCTGGACCTGCTGCACACCCTGCGCCAGGAGACGGGCATGGGGCTGCTGCTGGTCACCCACGATGTGGGCGTGGCCGCCGAGAGCGTGGACGACGTGCTCGTGATGCGCGAGGGCCGCGAGGTGGAACGCGGTCCGGTGGCCCGGGTGCTGGGGTCGCCGCGCGAGGCGTACACGAAGGAGCTGCTGGCGGCGGTGCCGAGGGTGGAGACGCGGAGGGTGGTGCCGGTGCCTGCGCAGTGTGTCGCGGAGGACGCGACCCCACTGCTCGAAGCCGTCGACCTGCGGCGCGAGTTCGGCCGGGGGAGCGGGAAGGTCGCCGCCGTGGGCGGGGTCTCGCTCACCGTGCACGCCGGGCAGACGCTCGGCATCGTCGGCGAGAGCGGCAGCGGCAAGACCACGCTGGGCCGGATGCTGGTGCGCCTGCTGGACCCGACGGCGGGCCGCCTCCGTTACGGGGGTACGGAGATCGGCTCGCTCTCCGAGAAGGAGCTGCGGCCCTTCCGGCGCGAGCTCCAGATGGTGTTCCAGGACCCCGTCGCCTCGCTCAACCCCCGCCGCTCGGTGGGGGAGTCCGTGGCCGACCCGCTGCGGGCCGCCGGGGAGCGCGACGAGGGGCGCGTACGGGACCGGGTGGGCGCACTCCTGGAGCGCGTCGGACTCGACCCGGCGCACTTCGAGCGCTACCCGCACGAGTTCAGCGGCGGACAGCGCCAGCGCATCGGGATCGCCCGCGCCCTGGCCGCCGACCCGAAGGTCATCGTCTGCGACGAACCGGTCTCCGCGCTGGACGTCACCACCCAGGCCCAGGTCGTCGCGCTGCTCGCCGAACTCCAGCGCGAGCTGGGTATCGGCCTGGTCTTCATCGCCCACGACCTCGCCGTGGTCCGGCAGGTCAGCGACCGGGTCGCGGTGATGCGCGGCGGCCTGATCGTCGAACAGGGCAGCGCCGACGAGGTGTACGGCGACCCGCGGAACCCGTACACGAAGCAGCTCCTGGCGGCTGTGCCGGCCCTCGACCCGGGGCTCGCGGCCACCCGCCGGGCGGCCCGCAAGGAGCTGGCCGCAGCCTGA
- a CDS encoding DUF3492 domain-containing protein, with protein sequence MRIGLLTDGGYPYATGESRLWCDRLVRGLPQHEFDLFALSRSAHQEDQGWVRLPHHVSRVRTAPLWTPEDGTLRGSGERGLLARLVTGGGVSYGRRDRKRFAAHLTALATAICATEDSGTEPATDGGLFTEGFYGLAELARERGGLHLALRSETTVRILEAASRARGTGRTVQSATVLDHLATAAELERVLRPLSLDWYDPESLGAVDLCHAASGGAAAIPGLLAKRFFGVPLLVTEHGVQLRAHYLAAPDAPFGAPVRAVLANFHALLAAEVYRQAALITPGNTHVRRWQQRCGADPAKQRTVYPGMAAERFSPVGEDDDAGGPDTLVWVGRIEPAKDLIALLHAFAEVRRAEPDARLRIFGAPAEGDEATAYLAHCRALAAQLFPDEATGAHAEGVSPVTFEEIGGPEVPDLAEAYAAGGVVVLSSVVEGFPISLVESMFCGRATVSTDVGAVVEVIGGTGLVVPPRNPRALADACIALLRDPERRARLGAAARARALELFTVEQNLAAFRGIYLELISHAPVRREADAMDADGEPLLFATPAEARLLGHWTQPQPPATGARVPGRADGAQPEEARAGEPVAAGVPGRSPRPGPEHPARPEEAAARQPGPAPEPACVCAATGGRGDGDA encoded by the coding sequence GTGCGGATCGGACTGCTCACCGACGGTGGTTATCCGTATGCGACCGGTGAGTCCAGACTCTGGTGCGACCGACTGGTGCGCGGACTGCCGCAGCACGAGTTCGACCTCTTCGCACTGAGCCGCTCCGCCCACCAGGAGGACCAGGGCTGGGTCAGGCTGCCGCACCACGTCAGCCGGGTGCGCACCGCACCGCTCTGGACCCCCGAGGACGGCACCCTGCGCGGCAGCGGCGAACGCGGCCTGCTGGCCCGGCTGGTGACCGGCGGCGGCGTCTCCTACGGCCGCCGCGACCGCAAGCGCTTCGCCGCCCACCTCACCGCGCTGGCCACCGCGATCTGCGCCACCGAGGACTCCGGCACCGAACCGGCCACCGACGGCGGGCTCTTCACCGAGGGCTTCTACGGGCTCGCCGAGCTGGCCCGCGAGCGCGGCGGACTCCACCTCGCCCTGCGCTCCGAGACCACCGTACGGATCCTGGAGGCCGCCTCCCGGGCCCGTGGCACCGGCCGGACCGTGCAGAGCGCCACCGTCCTGGACCACCTCGCCACCGCCGCCGAGCTGGAGCGCGTCCTGCGCCCGCTCTCCCTCGACTGGTACGACCCCGAGAGCCTCGGCGCGGTCGACCTCTGCCACGCGGCCTCGGGCGGCGCGGCCGCCATTCCGGGGCTGCTGGCCAAACGCTTCTTCGGGGTGCCGCTCCTCGTCACCGAGCACGGCGTGCAGCTCCGCGCGCACTACCTCGCCGCGCCGGACGCCCCCTTCGGCGCTCCCGTGCGCGCCGTCCTCGCCAACTTCCACGCCCTGCTGGCCGCCGAGGTCTACCGGCAGGCCGCCCTCATCACCCCCGGCAACACCCACGTCCGCCGCTGGCAGCAGCGGTGCGGCGCCGACCCGGCCAAGCAGCGCACGGTCTACCCGGGCATGGCGGCCGAACGCTTCTCCCCGGTCGGCGAGGACGACGACGCGGGCGGCCCGGACACCCTGGTCTGGGTCGGCCGGATCGAGCCCGCCAAAGACCTGATCGCCCTGCTCCACGCCTTCGCCGAGGTCCGCCGCGCCGAACCGGACGCCCGGCTGCGGATCTTCGGCGCCCCGGCCGAGGGCGACGAGGCCACCGCGTACCTCGCGCACTGCCGGGCGCTGGCCGCCCAGCTCTTCCCGGACGAGGCCACCGGCGCCCACGCCGAGGGCGTCAGCCCGGTCACCTTCGAGGAGATCGGCGGCCCCGAGGTCCCCGACCTCGCCGAGGCGTACGCGGCGGGCGGTGTGGTCGTGCTCTCCAGCGTGGTCGAGGGCTTCCCGATCAGCCTCGTCGAGTCGATGTTCTGCGGCCGGGCCACCGTCTCCACGGATGTCGGAGCGGTCGTCGAAGTCATCGGCGGCACCGGCCTGGTGGTGCCCCCGCGCAACCCCCGGGCGCTCGCGGACGCCTGTATCGCGCTGCTGCGCGACCCCGAGCGCCGGGCGCGACTGGGAGCGGCGGCCCGCGCCCGCGCGCTCGAACTCTTCACCGTCGAACAGAACCTCGCGGCATTTCGCGGCATTTACCTGGAGCTGATCTCGCACGCCCCGGTGCGCCGGGAGGCCGACGCCATGGACGCCGACGGCGAGCCGCTGCTCTTCGCCACCCCGGCGGAGGCCCGGCTCCTCGGCCACTGGACCCAGCCGCAGCCCCCGGCGACCGGAGCCCGGGTGCCGGGCCGGGCCGACGGGGCGCAGCCGGAGGAGGCGCGCGCCGGGGAGCCGGTGGCGGCCGGGGTGCCGGGCCGCTCGCCCCGGCCCGGTCCGGAGCACCCCGCGCGACCGGAGGAGGCGGCCGCCCGGCAGCCCGGGCCGGCGCCCGAGCCCGCCTGCGTCTGCGCGGCCACCGGCGGACGGGGGGACGGCGATGCGTGA